The Erigeron canadensis isolate Cc75 chromosome 1, C_canadensis_v1, whole genome shotgun sequence genome segment ACATCATCTAAAGAAAAAATGTCATCCTGATCTAAGACGGTTAACATTCAAAAGAAACGATTAAAATGCGACAAACAAAATAACTAGTTTTCCTCTACGATCATTATaaatgatatcatatttggtGGCATTTTGTTAAAGTTTTATAAGTTACATTATAAGCATTCGTGTAAATAGATCCCCAttcagaaaaaaataaaaaagataacttCATGCTTATTGtaaaaaatagttaatttattatgcttaaaattaaaaataaaaaaacctaatACTTGTATGCTTTACTTTGTGCGTTTTACCCCTCATCAAAATATTAGTAGAAATAATATATCCAAAAACAATCGATTGTTTTGCAATAAACTTTTTTCCAGAAATTGACTAAACTACCTTCCCGgatgttttctttattttatttaatttttatatataatatatattttttttataattttatataatataaattgtacatatataaaagattcCTACAAGATTTTAACACATTTGAAGTGAAAAAAAATCatgcaaaaaattaaaatataacttgatacaccatatattataaatttataagtgAACAAATTTGTTTACAAATGAATAAATCAAGTTATacttaataatacatatattctcATACGTAGTCTCATATATGACATATACATTACCCCTTAAGTTGCCTACATTTAACCTGAACTGGTTTCCCTCGTTCTTTAATGTATCTTGAACCACTTTTTTCTTCATAAAGCATACTAGCTATAATTGTTATCCATAACAGGTCGAGTATAGTTTTTAATATTAAGTCCTTAGATTTCTTATGATTTTTTGTGGTTCAAGAATATACCTAAATTTAAGTCTATTTCCTTAAGGGACTGGCTTTCTTTCAAGTTGTTGTAAATATGTATCTGTAATTCTTTGTTGCTGACGATTTGTTTGGACTATGTCAATAAAAGTTAcctatcaaaatatatatatatatatatatatatatactcctttataaaagaaactgACACCCCCTCTTTAAACATTTAAGAAGTTGATATGTTTAATTTACCCTCCAGCttaatacattcatatttttaTTCTATACGTTATGACTAAAATATCCTTACAAAAATTTCAGGCTCTCTCTTTCCCCCCACACAAACATATAGCAAAATCCGTAACTCATAATTCGTCCTCCCCCGCTTCACATCCCACCTTAAACGTTGTCTATTTTTGTTGCTGCAACGCACGAACACCTTCTATGATATGTAAAACATACCATTCATGTTTTAAAAAACCTTAAGAACTTATATAAGATGTGATCTTCTAATACGTGCCCACTAGCCACATATTAATTAAGAACATTAAATAAAGTTGATATTTCTTCGGATATGAAAATCTTTATCTAAATATGGTAACTTTCACACTTCACTAATACATATTAAATGTATTAACACCATAATTAGTGCCCTTGAAATCCCTTAATTTGGAAATTTCTAAACATTACCCCCAAAGCAATGATTTAGTCTTCATTATTTATGGATAGTCTTCATCatttaataactaatatattttaGGAAAAGGATTCCTTCAACTTTATTGATACTAGTAATTGagtttggagttttttttttttcaaactagtGTAATGGAAaacttatttatcaaaatagtatagtttcaaaaatatttaccattatagtataaaatctaattaaaattatgttgatcaaatttaaaaacaaaaaattgagtctCGTGTTAACATATGcatttcattttccttttaagtttgtgttttcttttttcattacttgcatttgtggCCGACTTTTCTTTGTAGAACCTCTGTTGAAATGTATAGTTGTTTCGTTATTCTCACATATGTACTGATGCTAAGTTCATTATATctttaaatatgtttattagGTACTAATAGAAATTGTATGTGATGCAATTAAAGTATTCGACAGTTGgccataatatatatgtgtttcaAAAAGAATATGAACCAAAACTGTGTTTCACTTTCAGGTTGGAGGATTTCCTTCAGAACATTATtcttatataatgtttttgtcTCGAGCATGATTATTTGTATTCCTTTTGGTGTTCTTTTACTAATTTTCTAAAACTTTCACATATTCTAATGCGTAGGCAGCTGTGATTACTGCAATGTCCATTGGATTTGGATTAGAAAAGTTTTACTTTATGTGAAGAAACAACATATAGCATTTGAGTAATTTAGTTATGTTTAAACTTCAAACATTGAAGTTGTTTTGATGACGCCCAGTGTAGTCAATATATGGGAGACTAACACTAAAATTTGATACACTACACTACGGGATCCTTTTTCTATTATTGAATTTGatcaatataattttaattaggttttacattataatgataaatatttttgaaactataCTGTTTTGGTAAATAACTATTTCATTACactagtttgaaaaaaaaaactcaattgaGTTGGCCATAGACCATAGTTCCTGGTTCCGTGCTATCTTTGGTGTGATATTGAGATCTGATCTTGAATTTAATACGGATCTGATGCATTATTAGCTAGGGAAGTTGTTACTACATTTAATTCTATTGgggtatataaacaaaaatgtttataaatataCTAATTCAGGTTTCGTATATACACATCAAGAATAACATTGTATCCACGCAATGCAGTGGTGGTAACTGCGACGATAGTTTGGTGGTGTCGACGACGAGTGGTGATGGCGGCGACTATAGGTGATGGTGTTGGCTGGTGTTGAGTGATGgtggttgatgtaaatgtaactgatgtaaaagtgattttgaaaatattttagaagatggAATGATTGTACCCACGCAATGAGACATGCAGTGatgtggtggtgatggcggcgaGAGGTTATGTTGGGCGGCGGCGAGTGGTGGTGGTAATTGaagtaaaggtaattgatttaaaagggtAGTGAAGATCTATTAATTAGAATATTAGagattaatggtgtaaattaatttattaagagtaAGATTTACATTTCGCATCTCTTTATTatctaactttttaaaaaggatggataatttttatatagtaatatagataagatatatactagatttgattttaaactaattttaaatgaattatattaaaagtttattgATATACTTTTACATAGAACTTTGCTTAAACATCTCTCATTTGCAATGtttcatatattgaaaaagagCGGTGATccattcatcattttttttagcCATAAAATCAAACgtgttttatattatttgaaacaCCTTTATGTATATTTGATATACGGTTAAAAATAAGATGAGATAAGATTTATCACCTTTTAACTATTTACATCATGCTTATCGTGGAGATATATACATAACAACATGCTTAAGTAAATAAGATAGATTAACTAAGGTAGAATTACtcaataaattttaatttgtttaaagaagGATGTGTGTGGCATGAATACACGTCCGTACCTTAATTACCAACCTACCCTCCCACACCGCTAGTGATGGACCCCGTGATCGATATCTCTTTCAGACTAGAAGATTTTActgtcttttattatttttgtttttttctcgttacttttgacttttttttctttgaacttctATTTTTAGGAAGCTTACTGCTTTACAACGTCATCGAAAACGGGTAATGGATGCACATTTCTTAGTTGAAGTTATCACAAAAAATATTCGGAATcgatttctttaattaattttagCTATCTCTAAAATATATAGTTATCTGATAGAGGTTTGAATTTGGGAGTTGGGACctctattaattaaaattatcatgactacatactttttttttgaacaacaatcATGACTACATACTAACTACTAATGTTACTTATGTTAGACCACCTTGATGATTGTTTCACAAGGTTATCATGTAGGTCATtctataaagtaaaaaaatcgAAAATGATATTGATGTAATTTTAAgaactaattgcatttttggtccctgtgttattaCACTTTTTGCAGGTTTGGTCCAAACTTTTATATACGAAATTCATATTCTAAGTTTCCATGCataggttaagatgtagacagaccttacctctacctaagtagaaagGCTACTTCTAGTTTTtatctaaatggtagaaaagaccattTAACCCTTGCAtaggatgaggatcgaacccatgacatATGTGGCAAGATTTTTTAAGTAAGATCTTTcatttttgtataaataaaatataataaaagttaaaaataggAGGAGACCATATATAGATTATTGATTATATGGAGACAAACACAAATCTTGAGGAAGTGGCTCTGGGTATACATTATCCTAATAGTTTATTATGGGTGGAGCACCCCAAGAGGACTGATTGAATCCAAGAAACTAGTATATAAATTGAGCCAAAGGAGCCCTAGCTAATTACACCGTGCATTTATACATTTCTAGTTCTATtctatatacaaaaaaataaaataacttctTGTTATTTGcttaaaattatttcaaaacagATCAAAGAGAGATAGATATATATGGCTGATCTTAGTGGTACCTTAACTAAGGAAATTACCATCAAGTCAGATGGGGATGTGTTCCACGAAATATTTAGACACAGGCCACACCACATAGCCCAAATGAGCCCCCAATCCATACAAGGTGTTGATTTGCATGAGGGTGAATGGGGTACTGTTGGATCAATTATTAACTGGAACTTCTTTCATggtaagttttatatatatttatttcttcatcaactattaatctgcataaattaatgatattttagttTTAGATAGAAACGAAAGTTGTGtgtatttacaatatacatatctatatataggggttgatTAAGTTTTTGTAGatcaattaaattaaacttataaaacaaataaagataaaattttgaTCATTAATTGGATCATCATAGAGCCGATccacaaattaatttttttatgatgaaCACAAATTTTCagctaagaaaaaaaattaatttatttattttactttaatagctGTTTTATTTTAAGGAAATGCTAAATAACGTgcaataaaaaaacttgtacctttcatattaaaagcccgcaccctgatttttatggtaaatgtacaaacaatttatgcaccttaaacacatacctaagggctgtatttagcaaactcattgattttaacaaaatcctacttatatatttaaattaaattatatattagatGGGAAGCCGAAAGTGGCCAAGGAAGTGATAGAAGCAATTGATGAAGAGAAAAAGTTGGTGTGCTTCAAGGTAATTGGGGGCGATATATTGGAGGCATACAAGACCTTCTTGATCACAGTTCATGTTGACACACATGGAGAAGAGAACATCGTGACTTGGACTTTCCATTACGAGAAGCTCAATGAGAACATTCCAGAGCCACATAGTCTCATGGAGTTCGTCCTCAGCGTCACCAAAGATATCGAGACCCATCACATCAACAATTAATTAATGCCATCTAAATCTCGAGCTAGAGTGCGCGCCAAAAGTTGCGCATATATATCGATCGGGCGTTAATTAAGTTGGTGGGTTGTTTGTGTTTAATTTGCGTGTGTTTCactatatgtatctatatatgtgtgtgtgttgggatTATTGTCCATCTGAAGTTTGCGTTGTGATCACACATGAAGTCTCATGGAATAAGTGATGATTtggtaattattaatttataggtCGTTTTTGTCAAcgtatagtatatattatattatattatattatatattatatatgaataattgttcaaaaaaaaaactatatatgaatAATCGTTGTTTACGTACCATGTATAGTCGTATTTGTAAAATGA includes the following:
- the LOC122584619 gene encoding kirola-like translates to MADLSGTLTKEITIKSDGDVFHEIFRHRPHHIAQMSPQSIQGVDLHEGEWGTVGSIINWNFFHDGKPKVAKEVIEAIDEEKKLVCFKVIGGDILEAYKTFLITVHVDTHGEENIVTWTFHYEKLNENIPEPHSLMEFVLSVTKDIETHHINN